One genomic window of Rhinolophus ferrumequinum isolate MPI-CBG mRhiFer1 chromosome 23, mRhiFer1_v1.p, whole genome shotgun sequence includes the following:
- the ID1 gene encoding DNA-binding protein inhibitor ID-1 translates to MKVASGSGAAAAGPSCALKAGKTPGGAGEVVRCLSEQSVAISRCAGGPGARLPALLDEQQVNVLLYDMNGCYSRLKELVPTLPQNRKVSRVEILQHVIDYIWDLELELNSESQVGAPGGRGLPARAPLSTLNGEISALAAEAACVPADDRILCR, encoded by the exons ATGAAGGTTGCCAGTGGCAGCGGCGCGGCAGCCGCGGGTCCCAGCTGCGCACTAAAAGCCGGCAAGACGCCCGGCGGCGCTGGCGAGGTAGTGCGCTGTCTGTCCGAGCAGAGCGTGGCCATCTCTCGCTGCGCCGGCGGCCCCGGGGCGCGCCTGCCCGCCCTGCTCGATGAGCAGCAGGTCAACGTGCTGCTCTACGACATGAACGGCTGCTACTCACGCCTCAAAGAGCTGGTGCCCACCCTGCCCCAGAACCGCAAGGTGAGCAGGGTGGAGATCCTCCAGCACGTCATCGACTATATCTGGGACCTGGAGTTGGAGCTGAACTCGGAATCTCAAGTCGGGGCCCCAGGGGGCCGGGGGCTCCCCGCCCGAGCTCCTCTCAGCACCCTCAACGGCGAGATCAGCGCCCTGGCGGCCGAG GCGGCATGTGTTCCAGCGGACGATCGCATCTTGTGTCGCTGA